From the Kogia breviceps isolate mKogBre1 chromosome 15, mKogBre1 haplotype 1, whole genome shotgun sequence genome, one window contains:
- the GUCD1 gene encoding protein GUCD1 isoform X6 → MRTEAEAAGPPLEPGDFVQLPVPIIQQLYHWDCGLACSRMVLRYLGQLDDSEFESALQELRLTRSIWTIDLAYLMRHFGVRHRFCTQTLGVDKGYKNQSFYRKHFDTEETRVNQLFAQAKACKVLVEKWNVQHEHQ, encoded by the exons ATGAGGACGGAGGCGGAGGCAGCGGGGCCGCCGCTCGAACCCG GGGACTTTGTGCAGCTGCCCGTGCCCATTATCCAGCAGCTCTACCACTGGGACTGTGGCCTGGCCTGCTCCAGGATGGTGCTGCG CTACCTGGGCCAGCTGGACGACAGTGAGTTCGAAAGTGCCCTGCAGGAGCTGCGACTGACCAGGAGCATCTGGACCATCGACCTGGCTTACCTGATGCGCCACTTTGGTGTGAGGCATCGCTTCTGCACCCAGACCCTAGGCGTGGACAAGGGCTACAAGAACCAG TCCTTCTACAGGAAGCACTTCGATACAGAGGAGACCCGGGTGAACCAGCTGTTCGCACAAGCCAAGGCCTGCAAGGTGCTGGTGGAGAAGTG GAATGTGCAGCACGAGCATCAGTAA
- the GUCD1 gene encoding protein GUCD1 isoform X4, translating into MRTEAEAAGPPLEPGDFVQLPVPIIQQLYHWDCGLACSRMVLRYLGQLDDSEFESALQELRLTRSIWTIDLAYLMRHFGVRHRFCTQTLGVDKGYKNQSFYRKHFDTEETRVNQLFAQAKACKVLVEKCGHRCFCRTPDYQGHFIVLRGYNRATGCIFYNNPAYADRMCSTSISNFEEARTSYGTDEDILFVYLDS; encoded by the exons ATGAGGACGGAGGCGGAGGCAGCGGGGCCGCCGCTCGAACCCG GGGACTTTGTGCAGCTGCCCGTGCCCATTATCCAGCAGCTCTACCACTGGGACTGTGGCCTGGCCTGCTCCAGGATGGTGCTGCG CTACCTGGGCCAGCTGGACGACAGTGAGTTCGAAAGTGCCCTGCAGGAGCTGCGACTGACCAGGAGCATCTGGACCATCGACCTGGCTTACCTGATGCGCCACTTTGGTGTGAGGCATCGCTTCTGCACCCAGACCCTAGGCGTGGACAAGGGCTACAAGAACCAG TCCTTCTACAGGAAGCACTTCGATACAGAGGAGACCCGGGTGAACCAGCTGTTCGCACAAGCCAAGGCCTGCAAGGTGCTGGTGGAGAAGTG TGGCCACCGCTGCTTCTGCCGCACCCCCGACTACCAGGGCCATTTCATCGTGCTGCGCGGCTACAACCGGGCCACTGGCTGCATCTTCTACAACAACCCAGCCTATGCCGACC GAATGTGCAGCACGAGCATCAGTAACTTCGAGGAGGCCAGAACCAGCTACGGCACAGACGAGGACATCCTCTTTGTCTACTTGGACAGCTGA
- the UPB1 gene encoding beta-ureidopropionase isoform X2, which translates to MSPLSCLFRKLDLPSRAFEAASKGDFELQGYAFQAVVEQQRKPRTVRMGLVQNRTPLPADTPVVKQVTALHRRIEAIVEVAAMCGVNIICFQEAWTMPFAFCTREKLPWTEFAESAEDGPTTKFCQELARKHDMVVVSPILERDMEHGDILWNTAVVISNSGAVLGKTRKNHIPRVGDFNESTYYMEGNLGHPVFQTQFGRIAVNICYGRHHPLNWLMYSINGAEVIFNPSATIGALSESLWPIEARNAAIANHCFTCAINRVGELTGTSATFMAQATWRPLMAAAPPGSPATRMGCWSLSSTSTSAGK; encoded by the exons ATGTCCCCTCTTTCCTGCCTGTTTAGGAAGCTCGATCTGCCCAGCAGGGCTTTTGAAGCCGCCTCCAAAGGGGACTTTGAGCTGCAGGGCTATGCctttcaggctgtggtggagcAGCAGAGGAAGCCCAGGACCGTGCGCATGGGGCTTGTTCAGAACAGAACCCCCCTCCCCGCGGACACCCCTGTGGTGAAACAG GTCACTGCTCTGCACAGACGCATCGAGGCCATCGTAGAGGTGGCTGCCATGTGTGGAGTCAACATCATCTGTTTCCAGGAAGCATGGA CTATGCCCTTTGCTTTCTGTACGAGAGAGAAGCTTCCATGGACGGAATTTGCCGAGTCAGCGGAGGACGGGCCCACCACCAAGTTCTGTCAAGAG CTGGCAAGGAAGCATGACATGGTGGTGGTGTCCCCCATCCTGGAGCGAGACATGGAGCATGGGGACATCTTGTGGAACACAGCCGTGGTGATCTCCAACTCTGGAGCCGTCCTGGGCAAGACGAGGAAAAATCACATCCCCAGAGTGGGCGACTTCAATGAG TCCACATACTACATGGAGGGAAATCTGGGCCACCCTGTGTTCCAGACTCAGTTCGGAAGGATCGCCGTGAACATTTGCTACGGGCGGCACCACCCCCTCAACTGGCTCATGTATAGCATCAACGGTGCTGAGGTCATCTTCAACCCCTCGGCCACCATCGGAGCACTCAG TGAGTCCCTGTGGCCAATCGAGGCCAGAAACGCAGCCATCGCCAATCACTGCTTCACCTGCGCCATCAACCGGGTAGGCGAG CTCACCGGGACTTCGGCTACTTTTATGGCTCAAGCTACGTGGCGGCCCCTGATGGCAGCCGCACCCCCGGGCTCTCCCGCAACCAGGATGGGCTGCTGGTCACTGAGCTCGACCTCAACCTCTGCCGGCAAGTGA
- the UPB1 gene encoding beta-ureidopropionase isoform X1, giving the protein MSPLSCLFRKLDLPSRAFEAASKGDFELQGYAFQAVVEQQRKPRTVRMGLVQNRTPLPADTPVVKQVTALHRRIEAIVEVAAMCGVNIICFQEAWTMPFAFCTREKLPWTEFAESAEDGPTTKFCQELARKHDMVVVSPILERDMEHGDILWNTAVVISNSGAVLGKTRKNHIPRVGDFNESTYYMEGNLGHPVFQTQFGRIAVNICYGRHHPLNWLMYSINGAEVIFNPSATIGALSESLWPIEARNAAIANHCFTCAINRVGEEFFPNEFTSGDGKKAHRDFGYFYGSSYVAAPDGSRTPGLSRNQDGLLVTELDLNLCRQVNDIWGFKMTGRYEMYARELAEAVQPNYSPKIVKE; this is encoded by the exons ATGTCCCCTCTTTCCTGCCTGTTTAGGAAGCTCGATCTGCCCAGCAGGGCTTTTGAAGCCGCCTCCAAAGGGGACTTTGAGCTGCAGGGCTATGCctttcaggctgtggtggagcAGCAGAGGAAGCCCAGGACCGTGCGCATGGGGCTTGTTCAGAACAGAACCCCCCTCCCCGCGGACACCCCTGTGGTGAAACAG GTCACTGCTCTGCACAGACGCATCGAGGCCATCGTAGAGGTGGCTGCCATGTGTGGAGTCAACATCATCTGTTTCCAGGAAGCATGGA CTATGCCCTTTGCTTTCTGTACGAGAGAGAAGCTTCCATGGACGGAATTTGCCGAGTCAGCGGAGGACGGGCCCACCACCAAGTTCTGTCAAGAG CTGGCAAGGAAGCATGACATGGTGGTGGTGTCCCCCATCCTGGAGCGAGACATGGAGCATGGGGACATCTTGTGGAACACAGCCGTGGTGATCTCCAACTCTGGAGCCGTCCTGGGCAAGACGAGGAAAAATCACATCCCCAGAGTGGGCGACTTCAATGAG TCCACATACTACATGGAGGGAAATCTGGGCCACCCTGTGTTCCAGACTCAGTTCGGAAGGATCGCCGTGAACATTTGCTACGGGCGGCACCACCCCCTCAACTGGCTCATGTATAGCATCAACGGTGCTGAGGTCATCTTCAACCCCTCGGCCACCATCGGAGCACTCAG TGAGTCCCTGTGGCCAATCGAGGCCAGAAACGCAGCCATCGCCAATCACTGCTTCACCTGCGCCATCAACCGGGTAGGCGAG GAGTTCTTTCCGAACGAGTTCACCTCTGGGGATGGCAAGAAAG CTCACCGGGACTTCGGCTACTTTTATGGCTCAAGCTACGTGGCGGCCCCTGATGGCAGCCGCACCCCCGGGCTCTCCCGCAACCAGGATGGGCTGCTGGTCACTGAGCTCGACCTCAACCTCTGCCGGCAAGTGAATGACATCTGGGGCTTCAAG ATGACAGGCAGATACGAGATGTACGCACGGGAGCTTGCTGAAGCTGTCCAACCCAACTACAGCCCCAAGATTGTGAAAGAGTAG
- the GUCD1 gene encoding protein GUCD1 isoform X5, translating to MRTEAEAAGPPLEPGDFVQLPVPIIQQLYHWDCGLACSRMVLRYLGQLDDSEFESALQELRLTRSIWTIDLAYLMRHFGVRHRFCTQTLGVDKGYKNQSFYRKHFDTEETRVNQLFAQAKACKVLVEKCRNVQHEHQ from the exons ATGAGGACGGAGGCGGAGGCAGCGGGGCCGCCGCTCGAACCCG GGGACTTTGTGCAGCTGCCCGTGCCCATTATCCAGCAGCTCTACCACTGGGACTGTGGCCTGGCCTGCTCCAGGATGGTGCTGCG CTACCTGGGCCAGCTGGACGACAGTGAGTTCGAAAGTGCCCTGCAGGAGCTGCGACTGACCAGGAGCATCTGGACCATCGACCTGGCTTACCTGATGCGCCACTTTGGTGTGAGGCATCGCTTCTGCACCCAGACCCTAGGCGTGGACAAGGGCTACAAGAACCAG TCCTTCTACAGGAAGCACTTCGATACAGAGGAGACCCGGGTGAACCAGCTGTTCGCACAAGCCAAGGCCTGCAAGGTGCTGGTGGAGAAGTG cagGAATGTGCAGCACGAGCATCAGTAA
- the GUCD1 gene encoding protein GUCD1 isoform X1 has protein sequence MRTEAEAAGPPLEPGDFVQLPVPIIQQLYHWDCGLACSRMVLRYLGQLDDSEFESALQELRLTRSIWTIDLAYLMRHFGVRHRFCTQTLGVDKGYKNQSFYRKHFDTEETRVNQLFAQAKACKVLVEKCTVSVQDIQAHLAQGHVAIVLVNSGVLHCDLCSSPVKYCCFAPSGHRCFCRTPDYQGHFIVLRGYNRATGCIFYNNPAYADRMCSTSISNFEEARTSYGTDEDILFVYLDS, from the exons ATGAGGACGGAGGCGGAGGCAGCGGGGCCGCCGCTCGAACCCG GGGACTTTGTGCAGCTGCCCGTGCCCATTATCCAGCAGCTCTACCACTGGGACTGTGGCCTGGCCTGCTCCAGGATGGTGCTGCG CTACCTGGGCCAGCTGGACGACAGTGAGTTCGAAAGTGCCCTGCAGGAGCTGCGACTGACCAGGAGCATCTGGACCATCGACCTGGCTTACCTGATGCGCCACTTTGGTGTGAGGCATCGCTTCTGCACCCAGACCCTAGGCGTGGACAAGGGCTACAAGAACCAG TCCTTCTACAGGAAGCACTTCGATACAGAGGAGACCCGGGTGAACCAGCTGTTCGCACAAGCCAAGGCCTGCAAGGTGCTGGTGGAGAAGTG CACAGTGAGCGTGCAGGACATCCAGGCCCACCTGGCACAGGGCCACGTGGCCATTGTGCTGGTGAACTCAGGGGTGCTGCACTGCGACCTCTGCTCCAGCCCCGTCAAGTACTGCTGCTTTGCCCCCAGTGGCCACCGCTGCTTCTGCCGCACCCCCGACTACCAGGGCCATTTCATCGTGCTGCGCGGCTACAACCGGGCCACTGGCTGCATCTTCTACAACAACCCAGCCTATGCCGACC GAATGTGCAGCACGAGCATCAGTAACTTCGAGGAGGCCAGAACCAGCTACGGCACAGACGAGGACATCCTCTTTGTCTACTTGGACAGCTGA
- the GUCD1 gene encoding protein GUCD1 isoform X2: MGAPRRPRHEDGGGGSGAAARTRYLGQLDDSEFESALQELRLTRSIWTIDLAYLMRHFGVRHRFCTQTLGVDKGYKNQSFYRKHFDTEETRVNQLFAQAKACKVLVEKCTVSVQDIQAHLAQGHVAIVLVNSGVLHCDLCSSPVKYCCFAPSGHRCFCRTPDYQGHFIVLRGYNRATGCIFYNNPAYADRMCSTSISNFEEARTSYGTDEDILFVYLDS; this comes from the exons ATGGGAGCCCCCCGCCGCCCGCGTCATGAGGACGGAGGCGGAGGCAGCGGGGCCGCCGCTCGAACCCG CTACCTGGGCCAGCTGGACGACAGTGAGTTCGAAAGTGCCCTGCAGGAGCTGCGACTGACCAGGAGCATCTGGACCATCGACCTGGCTTACCTGATGCGCCACTTTGGTGTGAGGCATCGCTTCTGCACCCAGACCCTAGGCGTGGACAAGGGCTACAAGAACCAG TCCTTCTACAGGAAGCACTTCGATACAGAGGAGACCCGGGTGAACCAGCTGTTCGCACAAGCCAAGGCCTGCAAGGTGCTGGTGGAGAAGTG CACAGTGAGCGTGCAGGACATCCAGGCCCACCTGGCACAGGGCCACGTGGCCATTGTGCTGGTGAACTCAGGGGTGCTGCACTGCGACCTCTGCTCCAGCCCCGTCAAGTACTGCTGCTTTGCCCCCAGTGGCCACCGCTGCTTCTGCCGCACCCCCGACTACCAGGGCCATTTCATCGTGCTGCGCGGCTACAACCGGGCCACTGGCTGCATCTTCTACAACAACCCAGCCTATGCCGACC GAATGTGCAGCACGAGCATCAGTAACTTCGAGGAGGCCAGAACCAGCTACGGCACAGACGAGGACATCCTCTTTGTCTACTTGGACAGCTGA
- the GUCD1 gene encoding protein GUCD1 isoform X3 — MVLRYLGQLDDSEFESALQELRLTRSIWTIDLAYLMRHFGVRHRFCTQTLGVDKGYKNQSFYRKHFDTEETRVNQLFAQAKACKVLVEKCTVSVQDIQAHLAQGHVAIVLVNSGVLHCDLCSSPVKYCCFAPSGHRCFCRTPDYQGHFIVLRGYNRATGCIFYNNPAYADRMCSTSISNFEEARTSYGTDEDILFVYLDS, encoded by the exons ATGGTGCTGCG CTACCTGGGCCAGCTGGACGACAGTGAGTTCGAAAGTGCCCTGCAGGAGCTGCGACTGACCAGGAGCATCTGGACCATCGACCTGGCTTACCTGATGCGCCACTTTGGTGTGAGGCATCGCTTCTGCACCCAGACCCTAGGCGTGGACAAGGGCTACAAGAACCAG TCCTTCTACAGGAAGCACTTCGATACAGAGGAGACCCGGGTGAACCAGCTGTTCGCACAAGCCAAGGCCTGCAAGGTGCTGGTGGAGAAGTG CACAGTGAGCGTGCAGGACATCCAGGCCCACCTGGCACAGGGCCACGTGGCCATTGTGCTGGTGAACTCAGGGGTGCTGCACTGCGACCTCTGCTCCAGCCCCGTCAAGTACTGCTGCTTTGCCCCCAGTGGCCACCGCTGCTTCTGCCGCACCCCCGACTACCAGGGCCATTTCATCGTGCTGCGCGGCTACAACCGGGCCACTGGCTGCATCTTCTACAACAACCCAGCCTATGCCGACC GAATGTGCAGCACGAGCATCAGTAACTTCGAGGAGGCCAGAACCAGCTACGGCACAGACGAGGACATCCTCTTTGTCTACTTGGACAGCTGA